A genome region from Microtus ochrogaster isolate Prairie Vole_2 chromosome 1, MicOch1.0, whole genome shotgun sequence includes the following:
- the Il12a gene encoding interleukin-12 subunit alpha: MCPSRCLLFLATLLLLIHLSLARATPIYQPAKGLVYSQNLLNTTNQMLEKARETLKDYPCSAEDIDHEDITEDQTSTLQACLPLELAKNESCLASREISSITNLCLSGIYEDLKMYWVEFKAIDAELSDHNQKQIVLDKNMLTAIEELMKSLNLSGERLPPTPSQEGADPYRVKMKLCILLHAFRIRAVTISRVMSYLNSS, encoded by the exons ATGTGTCCATCGCGCT GCCTCCTGTTTTTGGCTACCCTTCTCCTCCTAATCCACCTCAGCTTGGCCAGGGCCACACCAATCTACCAACCTGCCAAGGGTCTTGTCTACTCCCAAAACTTGCTGAATACCACCAACCAAATGCTGGAGAAG GCCAGAGAAACTTTGAAAGATTATCCCTGCTCTGCTGAGGACATTGATCACGAAGACATCACAGAGGACCAAACCAGCACACTGCAGGCCTGTTTACCACTGGAACTTGCCAAG aaCGAGAGTTGTCTGGCTTCTAGAGAGATTTCTTCCATAACA AACCTGTGCCTCAGTGGCATCTACGAGGACTTGAAGATGTACTGggtagagttcaaggccatcgaTGCAGAGCTTTCGGACCACAATCAGAAGCAGATCGTTCTGGATAAGAACATGCTGACAGCCATTGAAGAGCTGATGAAG TCTCTGAATCTCAGTGGTGAGCGTCTGCCCCCGACACCTTCCCAGGAAGGAGCAGACCCATACAGGGTGAAGATGAAACTCTGCATTCTCCTCCACGCCTTCCGCATCCGTGCCGTGACCATCAGCAGAGTGATGAGCTACCTGAATTCCTCCTGA